The Nitrospirota bacterium genome includes a region encoding these proteins:
- the rpmA gene encoding 50S ribosomal protein L27 → MAHKKGVGSSRNGRDSKPQYLGVKRYDGEKVHAGTIIMRQRGTRIHPGENVGKGCDDTLFAKINGVVKFERYDKTRKQVSVYAAEAAAEA, encoded by the coding sequence ATGGCTCATAAAAAAGGCGTTGGCAGTTCAAGGAACGGAAGAGACAGCAAACCGCAGTACCTTGGCGTAAAGAGGTATGACGGCGAGAAGGTGCACGCGGGAACGATCATCATGCGTCAGCGCGGGACCAGGATCCACCCGGGTGAGAACGTGGGCAAGGGCTGCGACGATACGCTCTTTGCAAAGATCAACGGCGTGGTAAAGTTCGAGCGCTATGACAAGACCCGCAAGCAGGTGAGCGTGTACGCAGCAGAGGCGGCAGCAGAGGCGTAA
- a CDS encoding response regulator — MTETILTRILYMEDDPGLARLLQKILQRRGFVIDIATNGEEGLSMLDANHYELLLIDYNMPFLGGIDVIRALSAKNALPPTIMVTGEGNEMVAVEALKLGAADYIVKDTDMKYLDLLPTVIDQVLYRQQMLRDRQKMLGVLRESEERYRLLFDSNPIPSMAYDLQTLKFVAVNEAALAHYGYTYEEFLSLNVSDVYTPEEMPALLSILSKIDQGEKQRGVWKHRLKNGSLIDVEITSHNLMLGDVRAHLILANDITEQKLMKENMLRSQKLESLGVLAGGLAHDFNNLLTAIIGNISLAKLNTLPGESVSSFLDIAEQATSRAQSLTQQLLTFARGGSPVKKPLAVKTLIVDSAGFAIRGSKSRCEFKIAPDLRVIEADEGQLGQVINNLVMNADQSMPEGGTITVSGENVTLKTDNSLLLKPGDYIRISVADQGIGIPNDNLKKIFDPYFTTKDKGIGLGLATCYSIMKHHDGHVTVTSTPGAGSTFSLYLPASSVQTVPAAPDTGRAPLHGTGRILVMDDEDIVRDVLQRSLTHLGYEVVSALDGNEAVTLYEQALKNGKPFDAVIMDLTIPGGMGGKEAVIKLRRIDPGVKAIVSSGYSDDPIMSRFKDYGFSGVVSKPYTLKALSETVHAVIAGDKT, encoded by the coding sequence GTGACCGAAACAATTCTCACCCGCATACTTTATATGGAAGATGACCCGGGTCTCGCGCGCCTGCTCCAGAAGATCCTCCAGCGGCGCGGATTTGTCATCGACATCGCCACCAATGGCGAAGAAGGTCTCTCGATGCTCGATGCAAATCACTACGAGCTTCTGCTCATCGATTACAATATGCCGTTCCTGGGCGGGATCGATGTCATACGCGCTCTTTCAGCCAAAAACGCGCTGCCCCCGACGATCATGGTTACCGGCGAAGGCAATGAAATGGTGGCGGTCGAGGCCCTCAAGCTCGGGGCCGCGGATTACATCGTCAAAGACACGGACATGAAATACCTCGACCTGCTCCCTACCGTGATCGACCAGGTGCTGTACCGGCAGCAGATGCTCAGGGATCGGCAGAAGATGCTCGGGGTGCTCCGTGAAAGCGAAGAACGCTACCGGTTGCTCTTTGACAGCAACCCCATCCCCAGCATGGCCTACGATCTCCAGACGCTCAAATTCGTGGCGGTCAATGAAGCCGCCCTGGCCCATTACGGCTATACGTACGAGGAGTTTCTTTCTTTGAACGTCAGCGACGTCTATACTCCGGAAGAAATGCCGGCTTTGCTGAGCATCCTGTCAAAGATAGACCAGGGAGAAAAACAACGCGGAGTTTGGAAGCACCGGCTGAAAAACGGGTCTCTCATCGACGTTGAGATCACCTCGCACAACCTCATGCTCGGCGATGTCCGGGCGCATCTTATTCTCGCGAATGATATTACGGAACAAAAATTGATGAAGGAAAACATGTTGAGGTCACAGAAGCTCGAATCACTCGGCGTTCTGGCCGGCGGCCTTGCTCATGATTTTAACAACCTGCTCACCGCGATCATCGGCAATATTTCCCTGGCAAAGCTGAACACGCTGCCCGGCGAAAGCGTATCAAGCTTTCTGGATATCGCCGAGCAAGCGACTTCACGGGCGCAGAGCCTCACCCAGCAATTACTCACCTTCGCCCGGGGAGGCTCACCTGTCAAGAAGCCTCTTGCGGTGAAAACACTGATCGTGGATTCCGCCGGCTTTGCCATCCGGGGTTCCAAGTCCCGGTGCGAATTCAAGATCGCGCCCGACCTCCGGGTCATCGAAGCGGACGAGGGACAACTGGGGCAGGTGATCAACAACCTGGTCATGAACGCCGATCAGTCCATGCCTGAAGGCGGCACGATTACAGTGAGCGGTGAGAATGTCACCTTGAAGACGGACAATTCTCTTCTGCTCAAACCGGGGGACTACATCAGGATATCCGTGGCGGACCAGGGCATCGGCATTCCGAATGACAACCTCAAAAAGATCTTCGATCCTTATTTCACCACGAAAGATAAGGGGATCGGTCTCGGTCTTGCCACCTGCTACTCGATCATGAAACATCACGATGGACACGTCACCGTTACATCAACGCCGGGCGCTGGATCAACATTTTCCCTGTATCTTCCCGCCTCTTCAGTGCAGACCGTTCCCGCCGCTCCAGACACCGGTCGAGCACCCCTGCACGGGACCGGCAGGATACTGGTCATGGACGACGAAGATATTGTGAGGGACGTACTTCAGAGATCACTCACTCATCTCGGCTACGAAGTGGTCAGTGCGCTTGATGGGAATGAAGCGGTCACCCTCTATGAACAAGCCCTGAAAAACGGCAAGCCGTTCGACGCTGTCATCATGGACCTGACCATACCGGGAGGCATGGGCGGCAAGGAAGCGGTGATCAAACTGCGCAGGATCGATCCGGGGGTAAAAGCGATCGTCTCAAGCGGTTATTCAGATGACCCCATCATGTCTCGCTTCAAAGACTATGGCTTCAGCGGCGTCGTATCCAAACCCTACACGCTCAAGGCGCTGAGCGAAACGGTACATGCGGTGATCGCGGGAGATAAAACCTGA
- the prmA gene encoding 50S ribosomal protein L11 methyltransferase produces the protein MPYYEFFIRISDAFRDALIQRLTETGCLGMIENDDSLTVYFPSSLDIDTIKNDLTLLQTLLEKAGHSHELTYEYALIPEKDWNETWKKSFQPVDAGQRFTILPPWEKEKKDRINLVIDPGMAFGTGHHETTRSCLVLMEHYAPKTDKENFLDLGTGTGILAIAARKLGYRHVIGIDTDILAIDAARENIVINNVPDVEIREDLLEELDEHFDVIAANLISGVLVLLAPALFSRMNPGGIAILSGILVGQNGEVIEAMEQAGLLLRETYRDGKWVSLVMERDRKS, from the coding sequence ATGCCCTATTATGAATTCTTCATCAGAATATCCGACGCCTTCAGGGATGCACTCATCCAGCGGCTGACCGAAACGGGATGTCTCGGCATGATAGAAAATGATGACTCCCTCACGGTCTATTTCCCGTCATCCCTTGACATCGACACGATCAAGAACGACCTTACGCTCCTTCAAACATTGCTTGAAAAAGCGGGACATAGCCATGAACTGACCTATGAGTATGCCCTCATTCCTGAAAAGGACTGGAACGAAACATGGAAAAAGAGCTTTCAGCCCGTTGATGCGGGACAGCGGTTCACCATCCTTCCACCCTGGGAAAAAGAAAAAAAGGACCGGATCAACCTGGTCATAGACCCCGGAATGGCTTTCGGAACCGGCCACCATGAGACCACACGGTCCTGCCTTGTGCTCATGGAGCACTATGCGCCAAAGACCGACAAAGAGAACTTTCTTGATCTCGGCACCGGTACGGGAATCCTCGCCATTGCCGCAAGGAAACTCGGATACCGGCATGTCATCGGCATTGATACGGACATCCTCGCCATCGATGCCGCACGGGAAAACATCGTCATTAATAATGTCCCGGATGTTGAGATACGCGAAGACCTTCTTGAAGAACTCGATGAGCACTTTGATGTCATTGCGGCAAACCTCATATCCGGAGTCCTGGTCCTGCTTGCTCCGGCGCTGTTTTCGCGCATGAACCCCGGCGGCATTGCTATTCTCTCGGGCATCCTCGTTGGTCAGAACGGCGAGGTGATCGAGGCAATGGAACAGGCGGGATTGTTGTTACGGGAAACATACCGTGATGGCAAGTGGGTGTCGCTGGTCATGGAACGGGACAGGAAATCCTGA
- the proB gene encoding glutamate 5-kinase codes for MKNIQINRKTIFSRSRRIVIKVGSAVLTSSDRGLDQSRIERLASDIVAIMAQGHEVVLVSSGAIAAGLAKLGLKKTKGMPLSLKQAAAAIGQSGLMWMYEKTFDTHGKKVAQVLLTREDLSNRTRFLNARNTLQTLLDYGVIPIINENDTVSVDEIKFGDNDNLSSMVVHLTDADLLVILSDIEGLYTADPKIDSSAVLIPLVEKITAEVERCAGGSHTTIGTGGMCSKLMTAKKVGAYGVPMVIVDGKKNGVLQALFEGAEVGTLFLPKPEKQDSRKHWIAYTVCSNGRVMVDDGALEALMNKGKSLLPGGIVKVEGNFKVGDCVTCVDRSERAFARGLVKYSSADLERIKGLKTSQIEAVLGHKDYDEVIHRDDLVIL; via the coding sequence ATGAAAAATATTCAAATCAATCGAAAAACCATATTCTCCAGATCCCGGCGGATCGTGATCAAGGTCGGCAGCGCGGTATTGACCTCATCTGACCGGGGACTCGACCAGAGCCGCATCGAGCGGCTCGCGTCGGACATCGTTGCCATCATGGCACAGGGTCACGAGGTGGTCCTGGTCTCATCGGGAGCGATCGCGGCCGGACTGGCAAAGCTGGGACTGAAGAAGACAAAGGGCATGCCTCTATCACTCAAACAGGCTGCGGCGGCCATCGGACAGTCCGGCCTCATGTGGATGTATGAAAAGACCTTCGACACGCACGGGAAAAAGGTCGCGCAGGTGCTGCTCACGCGAGAGGACCTCTCGAACCGTACAAGATTTTTGAATGCCCGAAACACGCTCCAGACGCTTTTGGATTACGGTGTCATCCCCATCATCAACGAGAACGATACGGTCTCGGTGGATGAGATCAAGTTCGGTGACAATGACAACCTGTCCAGCATGGTGGTGCATCTTACCGATGCGGACCTGCTGGTCATCCTCTCGGATATCGAGGGTCTCTATACTGCGGACCCCAAAATAGATTCTTCGGCAGTACTGATCCCTCTTGTGGAAAAGATCACCGCCGAGGTTGAGCGCTGCGCGGGTGGTTCCCATACGACCATTGGCACGGGGGGCATGTGTTCGAAGCTCATGACCGCGAAGAAGGTCGGTGCGTACGGCGTGCCCATGGTGATCGTGGACGGGAAGAAGAACGGCGTGCTTCAGGCATTATTCGAGGGCGCGGAGGTCGGCACGCTCTTTTTGCCGAAGCCGGAAAAGCAGGACAGCCGGAAGCACTGGATCGCGTACACGGTCTGCTCCAACGGCAGGGTCATGGTGGATGACGGCGCGCTTGAAGCCCTGATGAACAAGGGCAAGAGCCTGCTGCCGGGCGGCATCGTGAAGGTGGAGGGGAACTTCAAGGTCGGCGACTGTGTGACCTGTGTTGACCGGTCTGAACGTGCATTCGCGAGGGGTCTGGTCAAGTATTCTTCGGCCGATCTGGAACGGATCAAGGGGCTCAAGACGTCGCAGATCGAAGCCGTGCTCGGGCACAAGGACTATGACGAAGTGATACACCGGGATGATCTGGTGATACTCTGA
- the rsfS gene encoding ribosome silencing factor, with product MLNSSETAQLCAEAADSKKAFEILVLDLSKLTSICDYFVICSGSNSTQVGAIAEGISRDLATVGVHPSHVEGATEANWVLMDYGDVVVHVFEEQTRTYYSLEKLWGEAPRIAPAAGPRKLAGASK from the coding sequence ATGCTTAATTCATCGGAAACCGCGCAGCTTTGCGCCGAGGCTGCGGACAGCAAAAAGGCCTTTGAAATCCTGGTTCTTGATCTCAGCAAACTTACCTCGATCTGCGATTATTTTGTGATCTGCTCGGGGAGCAATTCCACTCAGGTTGGGGCCATTGCCGAGGGGATAAGCCGGGACCTTGCGACGGTCGGCGTCCATCCTTCACACGTGGAAGGAGCGACGGAGGCGAACTGGGTGCTCATGGACTATGGTGATGTGGTGGTACATGTTTTTGAAGAGCAGACCAGGACCTACTACAGTCTTGAGAAGCTCTGGGGAGAGGCCCCCCGAATAGCCCCTGCCGCGGGGCCCAGGAAGCTGGCCGGCGCTTCAAAATGA
- a CDS encoding type II toxin-antitoxin system HicB family antitoxin, which yields MKLHIKIEQDESGYYVAEVPALPGCLSQGKTHEEALANIKEAIEGWIEVMESKQPLNFATLTEVTV from the coding sequence TTGAAACTTCATATCAAAATAGAGCAGGATGAATCAGGGTACTATGTTGCTGAAGTTCCGGCCCTTCCCGGGTGTCTTTCCCAGGGGAAAACACATGAAGAAGCTCTTGCGAACATCAAGGAGGCAATAGAGGGGTGGATCGAAGTGATGGAGTCCAAACAGCCTCTTAATTTCGCAACGCTTACGGAAGTTACTGTATAA
- a CDS encoding glutamate-5-semialdehyde dehydrogenase, translating to MDIKQYISDKAKKAKAASRVLANISTEIKNSALFKMAAGLEKESAKLIAENKKDLVAAEQKGLSKAMIDRLTLNAERIKAMADGLREVAALPDPVGEVLGIRRRPNGMEVGKMRVPIGLIGIIYESRPNVTADTAALCLKSGNGVILRGGSEAVHSNTAIVEVLSRAGAEAGIPEGAVSFIENPDRACVMAMLKLNGIIDLIIPRGGEGLIRMVSENSTIPVIKHDKGVCHVYVDSKADLAMAEEICFNAKVQRPGTCNAMEAMLVHQNVAKTFLPAIINRMKKAGVEIRGCAKTRAIVHDIKDATDKDWDTEYNDLIVNVKTVTSMEEAMEHIAVHGSQHSEAIVTNDYRNAHRFQREVDASAVFVNASTRLNDGFEFGLGAEIGISTTRIHARGPMGLEELTSTKFIVNGDGQIRK from the coding sequence ATGGACATAAAACAATACATTTCCGATAAAGCAAAAAAAGCCAAGGCCGCATCCCGGGTGCTTGCGAACATCTCGACGGAGATCAAGAACAGCGCGCTTTTCAAGATGGCCGCAGGGCTTGAGAAAGAATCAGCGAAGTTGATCGCCGAGAACAAGAAGGACCTAGTTGCCGCGGAACAAAAGGGCCTGTCCAAGGCCATGATCGACCGCTTGACGCTGAACGCGGAGCGCATCAAGGCCATGGCGGACGGGCTTCGCGAGGTGGCGGCGCTTCCCGATCCCGTCGGCGAGGTGCTCGGCATCCGGCGAAGACCGAACGGAATGGAAGTAGGAAAGATGCGCGTACCGATCGGGCTTATCGGCATCATCTACGAATCGCGGCCAAATGTGACCGCTGATACGGCGGCGCTCTGCCTCAAGTCCGGCAACGGGGTAATACTTCGCGGGGGGTCCGAGGCCGTGCATTCGAACACGGCCATCGTTGAGGTACTCTCCAGGGCAGGAGCAGAGGCGGGCATTCCTGAAGGAGCAGTATCGTTCATCGAGAACCCCGACCGCGCCTGCGTCATGGCGATGCTGAAACTGAACGGCATTATCGATCTCATCATCCCGCGCGGCGGCGAAGGGCTCATCCGCATGGTATCGGAGAACTCCACCATCCCGGTGATAAAACATGACAAGGGCGTCTGCCACGTCTATGTGGACAGCAAGGCCGACCTCGCCATGGCAGAGGAGATCTGTTTTAACGCCAAGGTCCAGCGGCCGGGCACGTGCAACGCCATGGAGGCCATGCTGGTTCACCAGAACGTGGCGAAGACATTCCTTCCCGCGATCATCAACAGGATGAAGAAGGCCGGCGTCGAGATCCGCGGCTGCGCGAAGACCAGGGCGATCGTCCACGACATCAAGGACGCAACGGACAAGGACTGGGACACGGAGTACAACGACCTAATTGTGAATGTGAAGACCGTCACGAGCATGGAAGAGGCCATGGAGCATATCGCGGTCCACGGTTCACAGCATTCCGAAGCCATTGTTACGAACGACTACCGGAACGCTCACCGGTTCCAGCGCGAGGTTGACGCATCAGCTGTTTTCGTGAATGCATCCACGCGGCTGAATGACGGGTTTGAGTTCGGGCTTGGGGCTGAGATCGGCATTTCCACCACCCGGATCCACGCACGCGGCCCCATGGGCCTGGAAGAACTCACCTCGACCAAGTTTATCGTGAACGGAGACGGACAGATTAGGAAGTAG
- the rplU gene encoding 50S ribosomal protein L21 encodes MYAVITSGGKQYKVSPGDIVRVETLEGQKGDMIEIKDVFMIVDGDTMSVGTPMLASAKVTGEVVEQGRGEKLIIFKHRRRKGYRNTNGHRQNYTAIKVKEITA; translated from the coding sequence ATGTACGCAGTTATCACGAGCGGTGGAAAACAGTACAAGGTATCTCCCGGTGATATCGTCAGGGTGGAGACCCTTGAAGGTCAAAAAGGCGATATGATCGAGATCAAGGATGTATTCATGATCGTCGATGGCGACACGATGTCCGTGGGCACGCCCATGCTCGCATCGGCAAAGGTAACAGGTGAGGTCGTGGAGCAGGGCAGGGGCGAGAAGCTTATTATATTCAAACACCGCAGGCGCAAGGGTTACCGCAATACCAACGGTCATCGTCAGAATTACACGGCGATCAAGGTAAAAGAGATTACGGCGTAA
- a CDS encoding type II toxin-antitoxin system HicA family toxin: protein MLTKPGYQWTVSVPLHDELGPGLLRKLLKQAELIPEQINDL from the coding sequence ATGCTCACAAAACCGGGTTATCAATGGACGGTGTCGGTACCTCTCCATGATGAACTGGGGCCTGGCCTCTTGCGTAAACTGCTCAAACAAGCCGAGCTTATCCCGGAACAGATTAATGATCTTTAA
- a CDS encoding cytochrome B5 produces MFSPRFAFATPDYARQTGFACGQCHVDVIGGGQLTREGSDYLFDMKSRGLIRPLTMTQHVVRLIIGYLHMIAAIMWFGTIMYVHILLKPAYASKGLPKGELRLGWLSMLVLLITGTLLTIARIPSWDTFFTTRFGILLGIKISLYLIMLSSALVVTIYIGPKLRKQKTLVPAMDADGASTLDALGQFDGKDGRPAYVAYKGLIYDMTGSRLWKNGSHMMKHAAGNDLTDILKTAPHGEDKILAMPRAGRLLAPAEKPRRPFHMKLFYFFAYMNLILVFVITFVIALWRWW; encoded by the coding sequence GTGTTTTCCCCCCGTTTCGCTTTCGCCACTCCGGACTACGCGCGTCAGACAGGCTTCGCGTGCGGGCAGTGTCACGTCGATGTCATCGGCGGCGGTCAGCTTACCCGGGAGGGCAGTGATTATCTATTCGATATGAAGTCCAGGGGCCTCATCCGCCCATTGACCATGACCCAGCATGTCGTGCGCCTTATCATCGGCTACCTCCACATGATAGCGGCCATCATGTGGTTCGGGACGATCATGTATGTACACATCCTCCTGAAGCCGGCGTATGCCTCGAAGGGCCTGCCCAAGGGCGAGCTCAGGCTCGGCTGGCTCTCGATGCTCGTGCTCCTGATAACGGGCACGCTCCTGACCATTGCAAGAATACCGTCGTGGGACACGTTCTTCACTACACGGTTCGGCATCCTCCTGGGTATCAAAATATCCCTGTACCTCATCATGCTTTCCAGCGCCCTTGTCGTTACCATCTATATCGGGCCAAAATTGAGAAAACAGAAGACGCTTGTCCCCGCAATGGACGCCGACGGCGCCTCCACGCTCGACGCCCTCGGCCAGTTTGACGGAAAAGACGGACGCCCGGCCTACGTGGCATACAAGGGGCTCATCTACGACATGACCGGAAGCAGGCTCTGGAAGAATGGCTCGCACATGATGAAACATGCGGCAGGCAATGATCTGACGGACATCCTGAAGACCGCGCCTCACGGTGAAGATAAGATACTGGCAATGCCTCGAGCGGGAAGGCTGCTTGCTCCCGCAGAAAAACCCAGGCGGCCGTTCCACATGAAGCTCTTCTATTTTTTTGCCTACATGAATCTCATTCTCGTTTTCGTCATCACGTTTGTTATCGCGCTCTGGAGATGGTGGTAA
- the nadD gene encoding nicotinate-nucleotide adenylyltransferase — protein sequence MSQRLGILGGTFNPIHYGHLAAAEEVRGRLKLERILFIPSHLPPHKFEGEVPSALQRLELVRLATLDNPFFEPSEIEIKRGGRSYTVDTVEALRQEFPGTELFFITGLDSFLEIQTWHQWEQLLTLCNFVVISRPGYHFVDLAKISFMKGAAHELAGLDRGDLQQAVVRSAAFTIFLEMIPLFDISSTDIRNRVKAGVSIKYLLPDAIETYIITNKLYA from the coding sequence TTGTCGCAAAGACTCGGCATCCTCGGCGGAACATTCAATCCCATCCACTACGGCCACCTTGCCGCGGCTGAAGAGGTCCGGGGCCGGCTGAAGCTGGAACGGATACTGTTCATCCCTTCTCATCTTCCGCCTCATAAATTTGAAGGGGAGGTCCCGTCAGCTCTTCAACGGCTGGAGCTGGTGCGGCTCGCGACATTGGATAACCCGTTTTTTGAACCTTCGGAGATCGAGATCAAACGGGGCGGGAGATCCTACACCGTTGATACGGTCGAGGCGCTCCGGCAGGAATTCCCCGGCACGGAACTTTTTTTTATCACCGGTCTTGATTCGTTCCTCGAGATACAGACCTGGCACCAGTGGGAGCAGCTTCTGACCCTCTGCAATTTTGTGGTGATCTCCAGGCCGGGATATCATTTTGTTGATCTTGCGAAGATCAGTTTCATGAAAGGCGCCGCACACGAACTGGCAGGGCTGGACCGGGGTGACCTGCAGCAGGCAGTGGTCCGGTCCGCCGCATTCACCATCTTTCTGGAGATGATTCCGCTCTTCGACATATCATCCACTGACATCCGCAACAGGGTGAAAGCGGGTGTAAGCATCAAATATCTCTTGCCTGATGCAATCGAAACCTATATAATTACAAATAAGTTATATGCTTAA
- a CDS encoding 23S rRNA (pseudouridine(1915)-N(3))-methyltransferase RlmH, giving the protein MKLTVICMGKTKERFIQDGIAKYSGYLKHYSDCEIKELKEEKIHDLRDAPLIRKKEAERIFTSVPANAFLVALDERGQEFTSHEFAEFLNKSLESGVRDIVFVIGGALGLDESVTGRANKTIAMSRWTLTHEMARLVLLEQLYRAFTIIKGKTYHY; this is encoded by the coding sequence ATGAAATTGACCGTCATCTGCATGGGAAAGACCAAGGAACGGTTCATTCAGGATGGGATCGCCAAGTATTCCGGATACCTGAAACATTATTCGGATTGCGAGATCAAGGAATTGAAAGAAGAGAAGATCCACGACCTCAGGGACGCTCCGCTTATCAGGAAGAAAGAAGCGGAGAGGATCTTCACGTCAGTCCCGGCGAACGCGTTTCTGGTGGCATTGGATGAGCGTGGGCAGGAATTCACCTCTCACGAGTTCGCGGAGTTCTTAAACAAGTCGCTCGAGTCGGGTGTGAGGGACATTGTGTTCGTGATCGGCGGCGCACTGGGTCTGGATGAGAGTGTGACCGGGCGCGCGAATAAGACAATAGCCATGTCTCGATGGACACTTACCCATGAGATGGCGAGGCTGGTGCTGCTTGAGCAGTTATACCGGGCGTTCACGATCATTAAAGGGAAGACGTATCATTATTAA
- a CDS encoding cupin domain-containing protein — MEVLDLKKLIQFKPDRISREMLSDKPEMRVALMCLDAGQKLDPHKAPLRLMMYCVQGKGTFTVGEEKMEADEKTCILCEPNVQHGFAADKGEKLVVMAIVTPVE, encoded by the coding sequence ATGGAAGTGCTCGACCTGAAGAAATTGATTCAATTCAAACCCGACCGGATCTCGCGCGAGATGCTTTCGGACAAACCTGAAATGCGCGTTGCCCTCATGTGCCTTGATGCGGGCCAGAAGCTCGATCCCCATAAGGCGCCGCTTCGTCTCATGATGTACTGTGTCCAGGGCAAAGGGACCTTTACCGTGGGCGAGGAGAAGATGGAAGCGGATGAGAAGACCTGCATCCTGTGCGAGCCCAACGTACAGCACGGTTTTGCCGCTGACAAGGGAGAAAAGCTCGTGGTCATGGCGATCGTTACGCCGGTGGAGTAA
- the obgE gene encoding GTPase ObgE — MSNFIDRVKIEVIAGHGGPGCVSFRREAYVPRGGPNGGNGGKGGDVIIKADKQLGTLIDLKYQQQYRAKDGEQGRGKDQYGADADDVIVRVPVGTIVNDAENHTMIVDLDTDGMYYVIAKGGRGGKGNTFFKTATNQAPRHAQPGEEGEEQWLFLELKLLADVGLVGLPNAGKSTLISRISAAKPKIADYPFTTLSPVLGVVKPDNRTSLVVADIPGLIENAHKGAGLGFEFLRHVERTSILLHLVDVSGIVPGDPVENFKKINTELGLYSEALKNKYMAVAATKIDAADPGMLESLTDHCLGNGYKFFPISAVSGAGLEPLLRFLADRVEEERERRAKESAECGVRSQHS, encoded by the coding sequence ATGTCTAATTTTATTGATAGAGTCAAGATCGAAGTGATAGCAGGCCACGGCGGGCCGGGCTGCGTGAGTTTCCGGCGCGAGGCCTATGTTCCGCGGGGGGGGCCGAACGGGGGCAACGGCGGCAAGGGCGGCGACGTGATCATCAAGGCCGACAAGCAGCTTGGTACGCTGATCGACCTCAAGTACCAGCAGCAGTATCGCGCAAAGGACGGTGAGCAAGGCCGCGGCAAGGACCAGTATGGCGCCGATGCGGACGATGTCATTGTCCGCGTGCCCGTGGGTACGATCGTGAACGATGCCGAGAACCACACCATGATTGTTGACCTCGACACGGACGGAATGTACTACGTCATTGCCAAGGGCGGCAGGGGCGGCAAAGGGAACACCTTTTTCAAGACCGCCACGAACCAGGCGCCCCGGCACGCACAACCGGGTGAAGAGGGAGAAGAACAGTGGCTGTTCCTTGAGCTTAAGCTCCTTGCCGACGTCGGGCTCGTGGGGCTTCCGAATGCGGGCAAGTCCACGCTCATATCGCGCATTTCGGCAGCCAAGCCCAAGATCGCGGATTACCCGTTCACCACGCTGTCACCGGTGCTCGGCGTGGTGAAACCGGATAACAGGACAAGCTTGGTTGTCGCCGATATCCCCGGACTGATCGAGAATGCGCACAAGGGAGCGGGGCTGGGTTTCGAGTTTCTGCGCCACGTGGAGCGGACATCAATCCTTCTGCATCTGGTCGATGTGTCAGGCATCGTGCCGGGCGATCCGGTCGAGAACTTTAAAAAGATCAATACGGAACTGGGGCTCTACAGCGAAGCCCTGAAGAACAAGTATATGGCTGTCGCGGCGACCAAGATCGACGCCGCTGATCCCGGCATGCTTGAATCATTGACTGACCACTGTCTTGGGAACGGGTACAAATTTTTCCCCATCTCGGCCGTGAGCGGTGCGGGCCTGGAGCCTCTTCTCAGATTTTTAGCGGACCGGGTGGAAGAGGAGAGGGAGAGAAGGGCGAAAGAGAGTGCGGAATGCGGAGTGAGGAGTCAGCATTCATAG
- a CDS encoding TlpA family protein disulfide reductase: MHKIFFVILSTFLLASSAFAALKLNENAPTFSLRDREGRDFYLSDVVGPKSKTRAGGVVLSFFASWCVPCRKELPLINALVDEFNSKGVKVVIVDVKDDADAIGELLDELKVDKPIVLSDRYGKTAEKYQVRTLPVTFFIGADGKVKHIIFGEIQDKQELKTGGEKLFKK, translated from the coding sequence GTGCATAAAATATTTTTCGTAATATTGTCGACTTTTCTGCTCGCTTCTTCAGCTTTTGCCGCACTCAAGTTGAATGAAAACGCTCCGACTTTTTCCCTTCGCGACAGGGAGGGAAGGGACTTTTATCTGAGCGATGTGGTCGGGCCGAAGAGCAAGACGAGAGCCGGCGGTGTTGTCCTGAGCTTTTTCGCTTCGTGGTGCGTGCCCTGCAGGAAAGAGCTTCCGCTTATCAACGCGCTGGTGGATGAATTTAATAGTAAGGGCGTCAAGGTTGTTATCGTGGACGTCAAAGACGATGCTGATGCCATTGGGGAGCTTCTTGACGAACTGAAAGTGGACAAGCCCATTGTTTTGAGCGACCGCTACGGAAAGACAGCAGAGAAGTATCAGGTTAGAACTTTACCGGTGACGTTTTTTATAGGCGCTGATGGAAAAGTGAAGCATATCATTTTCGGCGAGATTCAAGACAAACAGGAATTGAAAACAGGCGGCGAGAAGTTGTTTAAAAAGTAG